A single Macrobrachium nipponense isolate FS-2020 chromosome 5, ASM1510439v2, whole genome shotgun sequence DNA region contains:
- the LOC135215365 gene encoding uncharacterized protein LOC135215365 produces MEDKVVLEKPLMDGEKVDLEQAPTHIDTRFQAGEKVNDFEVDIDFLAKVMSRDKLIVAQRYHSRNTETGYGDKIVNVNVKVGRTRKPEKVNGENPGQCTILTHDIELLPGTAPIRQHPYRISPAKKLVMKEEVEYLLRAGLAKPSKSPWVSPCLLVPKEDGSMCRLQESKFCYC; encoded by the exons ATGGAGGATAAGGTAGTTTTGGAAAAACCTTTGATGGATGGTGAAAAGGTAGATCTTGAACAAGCCCCAACACATATAGACACTCGCTTCCAAgcaggagaaaaggtaaatgactttgaagtagatattgattttttagctaaggtaatgtctagagataaacttatagttgccCAGAG GTATCATTCCAGGAATACTGAAACTGGTTATGGAGACAAAATTgtaaatgttaatgttaaggtCGGAAGGACGAGAAAACCTGAAAAAGTTAATGGGGAAAATCCAGGTCAGTGTACAATCCTCACCCATGACATCGAACTTCTACCAGGAACTGCTCCCATACGACAACACCCTTATCGCATCAGCCCGGCCAAGAAACTAGTGATGAAAGAAGAAGTGGAATATCTTCTGAGAGCTGGATTAGCTAAACCAAGCAAGTCACCATGGGTGTCTCCCTGTCTATTGGTACCAAAGGAGGATGGCAGCATGTGCAGACTACAGGAGAGTAAATTCTGCTACTGTTAA